The Ruania alba genome has a window encoding:
- a CDS encoding alpha-N-arabinofuranosidase — protein sequence MAVLTSTITVDPAYVIGEIDPRMRGSFVEHLGRCVYTGIYEPGHTTADGDGFRFDVRDLTRDLGVSIVRYPGGNFVSGYRWEDGVGPREERPTKLDLAFQSIETNAVGIGEFMAWTRTVGAEAMMAVNLGTRGVEEAAALVEYCNHPGGGYWSDLRHRHGRADPYGIGVWCLGNELDGPWQIGRKPAREYGILAAAAGAAMRRVDPSIQLVACGSSGRRMATYAAWEAEVLEHTYEVVDYISVHAYHGPRGDTRADYVDFMAAGADMDAMITQVIGTSDYVGAKLKSRKRLNLSFDEWNVRHTHGTWRQGHEPWTVAPPLIEDTHSVTDAVVVGSMLNSLLRHADRVTMSCFAQLVNIHAPIRTAAGGPAWRQASYYPMQAVFAHSQGQSIRLAVESPPMTTQSYGDVDQVDAAATRDEDGSLTVFVVNRSLDDAVLSDVVVRAMGQPHVTEHVLLHDDDPDATNTHDHPDRVRPRHLDPPGLDGGRLQVMLPPRSWQMIRIVDDAGRRNA from the coding sequence GTGGCTGTGCTGACCTCGACCATTACTGTCGATCCGGCCTACGTGATCGGTGAGATCGACCCGCGGATGCGCGGGTCGTTCGTGGAGCACCTCGGCAGATGTGTCTACACCGGGATCTACGAGCCCGGCCACACCACCGCCGACGGCGATGGGTTCCGGTTCGACGTTCGTGACCTCACCCGTGATCTGGGGGTGAGCATCGTGCGCTACCCAGGCGGGAACTTCGTCTCTGGCTATCGGTGGGAGGACGGGGTAGGTCCGCGGGAGGAGCGGCCCACAAAACTTGACCTCGCGTTCCAGTCGATCGAGACGAACGCCGTCGGTATCGGTGAATTCATGGCATGGACCCGAACCGTGGGTGCTGAGGCAATGATGGCCGTCAATCTCGGCACTCGCGGCGTGGAGGAGGCGGCGGCTCTTGTCGAGTACTGCAATCACCCCGGCGGTGGGTACTGGTCCGATCTGCGCCACCGGCATGGCCGCGCAGATCCCTACGGCATCGGCGTGTGGTGCCTCGGCAACGAGTTGGACGGACCGTGGCAGATCGGGCGCAAACCCGCGCGGGAGTACGGGATCCTGGCCGCGGCAGCAGGTGCAGCGATGCGGCGCGTCGACCCCAGTATCCAGCTGGTCGCCTGTGGCTCGTCGGGGCGGCGGATGGCGACCTACGCCGCCTGGGAGGCGGAAGTGCTCGAGCACACCTACGAGGTCGTGGACTACATCTCCGTGCACGCCTATCACGGACCACGCGGTGACACCCGCGCCGACTACGTGGACTTCATGGCTGCCGGCGCCGACATGGACGCCATGATCACCCAAGTCATCGGAACCAGCGACTACGTGGGCGCGAAGCTGAAGTCCCGCAAACGCCTCAACCTCTCTTTCGACGAGTGGAACGTGCGACACACCCATGGGACGTGGCGTCAGGGTCACGAGCCGTGGACTGTGGCACCGCCGCTCATCGAGGACACGCACTCGGTGACTGACGCGGTGGTCGTGGGATCGATGCTGAACAGCCTGCTCCGGCATGCGGACCGCGTCACCATGAGCTGCTTCGCACAGCTGGTGAACATCCACGCCCCGATCCGGACGGCAGCCGGAGGACCGGCTTGGCGGCAGGCCTCCTACTACCCGATGCAGGCCGTCTTCGCCCACAGCCAGGGTCAGTCCATCCGGCTAGCCGTCGAGTCGCCACCGATGACCACCCAGTCGTACGGAGACGTGGACCAGGTCGACGCCGCCGCCACCCGTGATGAGGACGGATCGCTCACCGTGTTCGTCGTGAACCGCTCCCTCGACGACGCCGTGCTCAGTGACGTCGTCGTCCGCGCCATGGGCCAGCCGCACGTGACTGAGCACGTCTTGCTTCATGACGATGACCCGGACGCGACCAATACCCATGACCATCCGGACCGGGTGCGTCCCCGTCACCTGGACCCGCCAGGTCTCGACGGCGGGCGTCTCCAGGTCATGCTTCCGCCACGCTCCTGGCAGATGATCCGCATCGTCGATGACGCCGGTAGGAGGAACGCATGA
- a CDS encoding ABC transporter substrate-binding protein, protein MSGNVGGRSLDRRHFLGGGLAGAALLGAAACRGAPSGNGGGGNGGGGDGGGEVSLSAMWWGEASRSEMFAEAVELFAGQHEDVTINSEYSGFGGYFDKLATRVAGGNQPSIFQLHAVSMGDYVSRGVVRELDDLLADPLGLDTLPDYVKDSCTFDGSFMLVPLGLATAPAMVVNTAVLERLGVDLPPADWTFEDFGALVRAVNAADSEMFGSVDASAKFVAFEHFVRSREQGANLFTPDGEIAFTVDDATEWFATWEELRADGAVPPMETTSAAQGFEADPMVTGLAAMTMAASSKGIEGHQRLVEDQLALFQFPTRNVEASLLAPVEWFALSADLSDEEARVAAEMCHFILTDTEAMSTVELHHGVPLFEEGREFLRAEIDTPVVQQIFDNVDEVAATDPWARVSYPAGMGSQIADLMRRTGEQIGFGEVSVEDGSAQFVEDAEQLAAEA, encoded by the coding sequence ATGTCCGGAAACGTTGGAGGTAGGAGCCTCGATCGCCGTCACTTCCTCGGCGGCGGTCTGGCAGGCGCTGCCCTGCTTGGCGCGGCTGCGTGCCGCGGAGCCCCGAGCGGCAACGGCGGTGGTGGCAACGGCGGCGGTGGAGACGGCGGTGGCGAGGTCTCTCTCTCCGCCATGTGGTGGGGCGAGGCCTCCCGCAGCGAGATGTTCGCCGAAGCGGTGGAGTTGTTCGCCGGCCAGCACGAGGATGTGACGATCAACTCGGAGTACTCCGGGTTCGGTGGCTACTTCGACAAGCTCGCCACCCGTGTGGCGGGCGGGAACCAGCCGAGCATCTTCCAGCTGCACGCGGTCTCGATGGGGGACTACGTGAGCCGTGGTGTGGTGCGAGAGCTCGATGACCTCCTTGCTGACCCGCTCGGCCTGGACACGTTGCCTGACTACGTCAAGGACAGCTGCACCTTCGACGGGTCGTTCATGCTCGTTCCCCTCGGGCTCGCCACGGCTCCGGCCATGGTGGTGAACACCGCAGTCCTGGAGCGTCTCGGTGTGGATCTGCCACCGGCGGACTGGACCTTCGAGGACTTCGGTGCACTGGTGCGCGCTGTCAACGCCGCTGATTCGGAGATGTTCGGTAGCGTGGATGCCAGTGCGAAGTTCGTCGCCTTCGAACACTTCGTACGCAGCCGTGAGCAAGGGGCGAACCTGTTCACGCCGGACGGGGAGATCGCCTTCACGGTCGACGACGCCACGGAGTGGTTTGCGACGTGGGAAGAACTCCGTGCTGACGGTGCCGTGCCACCGATGGAGACCACCTCGGCCGCACAGGGCTTCGAGGCGGATCCGATGGTCACTGGTCTCGCGGCCATGACGATGGCGGCCTCCAGCAAGGGCATCGAGGGGCATCAGCGGCTGGTCGAGGACCAGCTGGCCCTGTTCCAGTTCCCCACCCGGAACGTGGAGGCCTCGCTTCTGGCACCGGTGGAATGGTTCGCGCTGTCTGCCGACCTCTCCGACGAGGAGGCACGGGTGGCGGCAGAGATGTGTCACTTCATCCTCACCGACACCGAAGCCATGTCGACCGTCGAACTGCACCACGGCGTCCCTCTCTTCGAGGAGGGGCGTGAGTTCCTCCGCGCGGAGATCGACACACCCGTGGTCCAGCAGATCTTCGACAACGTCGATGAGGTGGCAGCCACTGACCCTTGGGCCCGAGTGTCTTACCCGGCAGGGATGGGGAGCCAGATCGCCGACCTGATGCGGCGGACCGGCGAACAGATCGGATTCGGTGAGGTCAGCGTGGAGGACGGGTCGGCGCAGTTCGTCGAAGATGCCGAACAACTGGCTGCTGAGGCATAA
- a CDS encoding sulfatase family protein translates to MRTGRPNILLVTTDTSRTDTLGCYGSTHAISPHLDALAAQGVVFEQAHTNAPVCMPARTSLLTGTHTPIHGTVENALHRRRHLTPCTDLLADVGYRTIMVGKTHFGPMPDSFAIQHPFAGEKGGPVQDEYADFLADHGYQRSVAEPGLLPEELTSDAWAVDTAIAEIDKVGATPFFLHCSLLSPHSPLDPPQRWIDAFADRELPPVIPGPDEPDELPRQLRDLLGLDDADTPDPDEIDRLRRLYYASAAATDAQIGRLVDHLDHAGLAENTLVIVTSDHGQQYYDHGFNDKHTFYDASWRIPLILRQPGTIPGGARQGFAMLTDVTATILAAAGVDFPPVQGFDLLPAVRDGRASPRRCATAVLYRSLALCNRRWKLEYYPDEDTGRLFDRIADPDELTDLYRDPTCQGVRDELLTALLIWRADLCDVEALQVSAGRGGPVAKRAMAMSAAVRGVDAEARVSARAAVIDDGAELA, encoded by the coding sequence ATGAGAACGGGCCGACCGAACATCCTGCTCGTCACCACCGACACTTCCCGCACCGACACCCTGGGCTGCTACGGCTCGACGCATGCCATATCCCCGCACCTGGATGCCCTCGCCGCGCAGGGTGTGGTGTTCGAGCAGGCGCACACCAACGCTCCCGTGTGCATGCCCGCCCGCACCAGCCTGCTCACCGGGACGCACACGCCCATCCACGGCACGGTGGAGAACGCCCTGCACCGGCGGCGCCATCTCACCCCGTGCACCGATCTCCTCGCCGACGTCGGCTACCGGACGATCATGGTCGGCAAGACACACTTCGGGCCGATGCCGGATTCGTTCGCGATCCAGCACCCGTTTGCCGGGGAGAAGGGTGGCCCTGTCCAGGACGAGTACGCCGATTTCCTCGCCGACCACGGGTACCAGCGGTCCGTCGCAGAGCCGGGGTTGCTGCCCGAGGAGCTCACCAGTGACGCGTGGGCCGTGGACACCGCGATCGCGGAGATCGATAAGGTCGGTGCAACGCCGTTCTTCCTGCACTGCTCCTTGCTCAGCCCTCACTCGCCTCTGGACCCGCCGCAGCGATGGATCGACGCCTTCGCCGACCGGGAGCTTCCTCCGGTGATCCCCGGGCCCGACGAACCGGATGAGCTGCCCCGACAACTGCGCGACCTGCTGGGTCTCGACGATGCCGACACACCCGACCCCGACGAGATCGACCGGCTGCGCCGCCTTTACTACGCCTCCGCAGCCGCTACTGACGCTCAGATCGGGCGGCTCGTCGACCACCTGGACCACGCGGGCCTGGCCGAGAACACCCTCGTCATTGTCACCAGTGACCACGGGCAGCAGTACTACGACCACGGGTTCAACGACAAGCACACCTTCTACGACGCGTCCTGGCGGATCCCGCTCATCCTGCGGCAACCCGGAACCATCCCCGGCGGGGCGCGACAGGGCTTCGCCATGCTCACGGATGTGACCGCCACGATCCTGGCCGCAGCAGGAGTCGACTTCCCACCGGTGCAAGGCTTCGACCTGCTCCCGGCAGTGCGGGACGGCCGCGCGTCACCACGCCGGTGTGCCACCGCCGTGCTGTACCGATCGCTCGCCCTGTGCAACCGGCGGTGGAAGCTGGAGTATTACCCCGACGAGGATACGGGGCGGCTCTTCGACCGGATCGCCGACCCCGACGAACTCACCGACCTCTACCGCGATCCAACATGTCAGGGGGTGCGGGACGAGCTGCTCACCGCGTTACTGATCTGGCGGGCCGATCTCTGCGACGTCGAAGCCTTGCAGGTATCAGCCGGGCGCGGCGGGCCAGTGGCCAAGCGGGCCATGGCGATGAGCGCCGCCGTCCGCGGCGTCGATGCCGAAGCACGGGTCAGTGCACGCGCCGCAGTGATCGACGACGGCGCCGAGCTCGCCTGA
- a CDS encoding carbohydrate ABC transporter permease yields MTSSAALHRPPARPSRRRRRRHRDNGWGYLFLAPWLAGLFLLTLGPMLASLYLAFTDFDLFTTPEWVGASNFITMFTDDESFLASLRVTATYVAIGVPLELLMALGVALALNRGLRGLSLYRSVYYLPSLLGGSVAIAVLWRQVFGGDGLVNQFLAMFGIHGPSWISDPDYALHTLIVLHVWQFGAPMVIFLAGLRQIPQELYDAASVDGAGRLAKFIKVTIPMLSPVIFFNLVLRLINSFQAFTPAYIISGGSGGPVDSTLFYTLYLYKEGFVNFRMGYASALAWFLLAVIAILTAINFLASKYWVHYER; encoded by the coding sequence ATGACGAGTTCCGCAGCACTACACCGCCCACCCGCTCGACCCTCCAGGAGACGCCGTCGTCGTCATCGCGACAACGGCTGGGGATACCTTTTCCTCGCACCGTGGTTGGCAGGACTGTTCCTGCTCACGCTCGGCCCGATGCTGGCGTCGCTGTACCTGGCCTTCACTGACTTCGACCTGTTCACCACCCCGGAGTGGGTCGGGGCGAGCAACTTCATCACGATGTTCACAGACGACGAGAGCTTCCTCGCGTCGCTGCGGGTCACGGCCACCTACGTGGCGATCGGCGTTCCGCTGGAACTCCTGATGGCGCTCGGCGTCGCGCTCGCGCTCAACCGGGGGTTGCGTGGCCTGAGTCTGTACCGCTCGGTGTACTACCTCCCGTCGCTCCTCGGCGGCAGTGTGGCGATCGCCGTGCTGTGGCGGCAGGTGTTCGGCGGGGACGGGCTCGTGAACCAGTTCCTCGCGATGTTCGGTATCCACGGACCGAGCTGGATCTCGGACCCCGATTACGCGCTGCACACCCTGATCGTGCTGCACGTCTGGCAGTTCGGCGCGCCGATGGTGATCTTTCTGGCAGGTCTTCGGCAGATCCCGCAGGAACTCTACGACGCAGCTTCGGTGGACGGTGCGGGCCGCCTCGCGAAGTTTATCAAGGTCACCATTCCGATGCTCAGTCCGGTGATCTTCTTCAACCTGGTGCTGCGCCTGATCAACTCGTTCCAGGCGTTCACACCTGCCTACATCATCAGCGGCGGATCCGGCGGACCGGTCGACTCCACGCTCTTCTACACGCTTTACCTGTATAAGGAGGGGTTCGTGAACTTCCGGATGGGATATGCCTCGGCATTGGCATGGTTCCTCCTCGCAGTGATCGCCATCCTCACCGCGATCAACTTCCTGGCTTCGAAGTACTGGGTGCACTATGAGCGCTGA
- a CDS encoding carbohydrate ABC transporter permease, which yields MSAEVRAPSRAQTIGRRRRRLAHVLLILGAVVMTYPLLWMLASSLKPETEIFTQPDLWPNDWDFGNYAEGWRGIGETFGLFLINSTYISAFSIIGNVLSCSMAAYAFARLDFRFKKIWFAAMLATVMLPNHVTLVPQYTIFNSLGWINSYLPLIVPNFLGTAAFFIFLMVQFIRGLPGDLDDAARVDGCGPFKTYLYIIMPLLTPALVTTTIFTFIWSYNDFFSQLIYISDTSLFTVPLGLRLFLDAAGESSWGPMLAMGVLALVPVFVLFLAFQRLIVEGIATTGLK from the coding sequence ATGAGCGCTGAGGTGCGTGCGCCGTCCCGGGCGCAGACGATCGGGCGCCGCCGGCGGCGGCTGGCACACGTGCTGCTGATCCTCGGTGCGGTCGTGATGACCTACCCGCTGCTGTGGATGCTGGCCAGCTCCCTGAAGCCGGAGACTGAGATCTTCACCCAGCCGGACCTGTGGCCGAACGACTGGGACTTCGGCAACTATGCCGAGGGCTGGCGGGGGATCGGGGAGACATTCGGGCTGTTCCTGATCAACTCCACCTACATCTCGGCGTTCTCGATCATCGGCAACGTACTGTCCTGCTCGATGGCGGCATACGCCTTTGCTCGGCTGGACTTCCGGTTCAAGAAGATCTGGTTCGCTGCGATGCTGGCCACAGTGATGCTGCCGAATCACGTCACGTTGGTTCCGCAGTACACGATCTTCAATTCGCTGGGCTGGATCAACTCCTACCTGCCGCTGATCGTTCCGAACTTCCTCGGCACCGCGGCGTTCTTCATCTTCCTCATGGTGCAATTCATCCGCGGCCTGCCCGGTGACCTGGACGACGCTGCCCGGGTGGACGGCTGCGGCCCGTTCAAGACGTACCTGTACATCATCATGCCGCTGCTGACTCCGGCCCTGGTGACCACGACGATCTTCACCTTCATCTGGTCCTACAACGACTTCTTCAGCCAGTTGATCTACATCAGCGACACGAGCCTGTTCACCGTGCCTCTGGGTCTACGCCTCTTCCTCGATGCAGCAGGTGAATCCTCCTGGGGGCCAATGCTTGCGATGGGCGTGCTCGCCCTGGTGCCCGTGTTCGTGCTGTTCCTCGCCTTCCAGCGGTTGATCGTCGAAGGCATCGCCACCACGGGGCTGAAATGA